In a single window of the Acyrthosiphon pisum isolate AL4f chromosome X, pea_aphid_22Mar2018_4r6ur, whole genome shotgun sequence genome:
- the LOC107883156 gene encoding uncharacterized protein LOC107883156 gives MQYLPVKWMSSPYLKEKLYYTVRIEEDILVKLIKAMYATVKLQGENFDNHRCDAGVRDFDIGNSGNGGTNGNGGYNSGAVAHGPSGNEGARGPAGGREWTNHVGVHRTLGYESQDENAAKP, from the exons ATG CAGTATTTACCGGTCAAGTGGATGTCTTCACCATACCTGAAGGAAAAATTGTACTATACCGTAAGGATTGAAGAAGATATCCTAGTAAAATTAATCAAGGCCATGTACGCGACAGTGAAATTGCAGGGAGAAAATTTCGATAACCACCGCTGCGATGCAGGTGTTCGCGATTTTGATATCGGCAACAGCGGAAACGGCGGCACAAATGGCAACGGTGGTTACAATAGTGGTGCAGTGGCACACGGGCCAAGCGGTAACGAAGGGGCTCGTGGGCCTGCAGGTGGTCGTGAATGGACAAATCACGTAGGCGTCCATCGCACTTTGGGCTACGAGTCGCAAGACGAAAACGCTGCTAAACCCTAA